A genomic region of Rhizomicrobium sp. contains the following coding sequences:
- a CDS encoding putative 2OG-Fe(II) oxygenase, translating to MDWVEVEASAGRRIDRAAATRILHLAIEKSPASLALYERLGDALTAEGRFQEAIVAFRRRAAAEPELFKSWRALAQCHVELGDLESALDVCNQGEQQGRSADVARVRGETLEMLGRQGEAIVYLRQAFEANPKDEFALESLLRCLSREPDAAPLLEFCDALPATPFLQSRRLAFRAVALSRLGRVDEARALVDVARHVMVFRFDPPSEHGDAVAFNARLAHWLIANTGSVPTPRPDCVIDYGLTHTRLPLINELRSFVRRSFATYVAQLPVLGLGDLMPLPPAGELFDFVVFLHGNGRNGEHVHPNAYVVGVYYVQVPKDVQLASDMRGCLVLGACEKLTDGHQPAWGVRYLKPEPGMLVLFPAHMFHDVVPTQSAEPRIVIGADVRPAPRHA from the coding sequence ATGGATTGGGTCGAGGTGGAGGCCTCCGCAGGTCGGCGAATTGACCGGGCGGCCGCGACTCGGATTTTGCATCTCGCGATCGAGAAATCGCCGGCGTCACTTGCGCTGTACGAGCGCCTCGGCGATGCCCTGACGGCAGAAGGCCGATTTCAGGAGGCCATTGTTGCTTTCCGACGGAGAGCGGCCGCGGAGCCGGAGCTATTCAAATCCTGGCGCGCGCTGGCGCAGTGCCATGTCGAACTCGGCGACCTCGAAAGTGCGCTGGACGTATGCAATCAGGGAGAACAACAAGGCCGCAGTGCCGACGTCGCGCGTGTGCGCGGCGAGACATTGGAAATGCTCGGACGGCAAGGAGAAGCGATCGTCTACTTGCGCCAAGCCTTCGAAGCCAATCCCAAGGACGAATTTGCACTTGAATCTCTCCTTCGCTGCCTCAGCCGTGAGCCGGATGCGGCGCCACTGTTGGAGTTCTGCGACGCGCTACCCGCAACGCCGTTTCTCCAGTCCAGGCGACTTGCCTTCCGGGCAGTCGCACTTAGCCGGCTGGGCCGCGTCGATGAAGCGCGCGCGCTTGTGGACGTTGCGCGGCATGTGATGGTCTTTCGATTCGATCCGCCCTCGGAACATGGTGACGCCGTGGCGTTCAACGCGCGTCTGGCCCATTGGCTGATCGCGAATACGGGTTCGGTCCCGACGCCACGCCCCGATTGCGTGATCGACTACGGGCTAACGCACACACGGCTCCCTCTGATCAACGAGCTTCGGTCGTTTGTTCGCAGATCTTTCGCCACATACGTCGCCCAGCTTCCGGTGTTGGGCCTCGGCGATCTCATGCCTCTGCCGCCGGCAGGCGAGCTCTTCGACTTCGTGGTCTTCCTGCATGGAAATGGCCGCAACGGCGAACACGTCCACCCAAACGCTTATGTCGTCGGTGTCTACTATGTGCAGGTTCCGAAGGATGTGCAGTTGGCATCAGACATGCGCGGCTGTCTCGTCTTGGGAGCCTGCGAAAAGCTCACCGACGGTCATCAGCCAGCTTGGGGCGTGCGCTATCTCAAACCCGAGCCGGGTATGTTGGTTCTTTTTCCGGCTCATATGTTTCACGATGTCGTCCCAACCCAGAGCGCCGAGCCCCGCATCGTGATCGGCGCCGATGTCCGTCCAGCTCCACGGCACGCCTAA
- a CDS encoding class I SAM-dependent methyltransferase, whose amino-acid sequence MALLRLRKPPNIFQLDNHTGPDRYPALFQFAREHFERRMKLRLLSFGCSTGEEVSALRHYFPEAAIVGIDINPHNIAICRSRVGPDSNTTFVVAGTTGGEDVDSYDAIFCLSVLRHGGLRAAGTERCDHLIRFDDFERTVADFTRCLKPGGLLFIANANFRLCDTAFANRFEVLLLEDHHAPDPRAPIFGRDNRRIKDIYYNELGFQKLGRCGLHHPEPNAGLKEGDRRGS is encoded by the coding sequence ATGGCGCTCCTTCGCCTCCGGAAGCCGCCGAATATTTTCCAGCTCGACAATCATACCGGCCCGGACCGCTACCCGGCTCTCTTCCAATTTGCCCGGGAGCATTTTGAACGGCGCATGAAATTGCGCCTCTTGTCATTCGGCTGCTCCACGGGCGAAGAGGTGTCGGCGCTTCGCCATTACTTCCCGGAGGCGGCGATCGTTGGCATCGACATCAATCCGCACAACATCGCGATTTGCCGGTCGCGCGTCGGTCCGGATTCCAACACGACGTTCGTGGTCGCGGGCACCACCGGCGGCGAAGACGTCGACTCCTATGACGCGATCTTCTGCCTCTCGGTCCTACGGCATGGTGGCTTGCGCGCCGCTGGCACGGAGCGCTGCGATCATCTTATCCGCTTTGACGACTTCGAGCGCACGGTCGCTGACTTTACCCGCTGTCTCAAGCCGGGCGGCCTGCTCTTCATCGCCAACGCCAATTTCCGACTTTGCGACACCGCTTTTGCGAATCGCTTCGAAGTCCTGCTGCTTGAAGATCATCACGCGCCCGATCCACGCGCCCCCATCTTCGGGCGCGATAACCGGCGCATCAAGGACATCTACTATAACGAGCTGGGATTTCAAAAATTAGGTCGATGCGGTCTTCATCACCCTGAGCCGAACGCCGGACTGAAAGAGGGCGACCGTCGTGGATCTTAG
- a CDS encoding 50S ribosomal protein L11 methyltransferase produces the protein MDLRKLTTAFEAAAKDDPATMLMIARKLHNGGQYDDAAELCRRALHLAPDDGWLKAAVKDLVTAHIPKWHFKIFGDALRNSAYDTALRRAVAPGARVLEIGTGSGLLAMMAARAGAREVITCEMDRQVAETARKIISRNGYTDRIKVLVKHSDKLDLAEDLGGRADVIVSEIVSSNLLDEGVLPSHERVMRDFAHAGTIVIPARGVVRVALAQDLRDPSLVLNDISGFDVSAFLELAKPKRSFVAGDPNVILRGEPEDLFSFDFASPAYHAPGRSRVVCRSSGGPVNGVAQWIKLTLDDVTSYENRPAAGVTSNWKLRFYRFDSPVETNPGDEIQVCGAHDRRNVLVWRQE, from the coding sequence GTGGATCTTAGAAAATTGACCACGGCATTTGAGGCTGCGGCAAAAGACGATCCGGCGACAATGCTCATGATCGCTAGAAAGCTTCACAATGGCGGACAATACGACGATGCAGCGGAACTTTGCAGGCGAGCGCTGCACCTTGCGCCCGACGACGGTTGGCTCAAGGCGGCCGTCAAGGATCTCGTTACCGCACATATCCCCAAATGGCATTTCAAGATTTTCGGCGATGCGTTGCGAAACAGCGCTTACGACACAGCCTTGCGACGGGCCGTGGCGCCTGGCGCGCGCGTGCTCGAAATCGGCACAGGCTCCGGCCTCCTCGCGATGATGGCGGCCCGAGCAGGCGCACGAGAAGTCATCACATGTGAGATGGACAGGCAGGTGGCCGAGACGGCCCGAAAAATCATTTCTCGAAACGGGTATACCGATCGGATAAAAGTCCTTGTCAAACATTCCGACAAGCTGGATTTGGCAGAGGATCTGGGCGGACGCGCCGATGTCATCGTCTCGGAGATCGTATCCAGCAATCTTCTCGACGAGGGCGTATTGCCTTCTCACGAGCGGGTCATGCGCGACTTCGCCCACGCCGGTACGATAGTCATCCCGGCACGCGGCGTGGTTCGCGTGGCGCTGGCGCAGGATCTGCGCGATCCAAGCCTTGTATTGAACGACATTTCAGGTTTTGACGTATCGGCCTTCCTGGAACTTGCCAAACCGAAGCGATCCTTTGTCGCCGGCGATCCGAACGTCATTTTGCGCGGCGAGCCGGAAGATCTATTCAGCTTCGACTTTGCGTCGCCGGCCTACCATGCCCCAGGGCGCTCGCGCGTGGTCTGCCGGTCGTCAGGCGGTCCAGTCAACGGCGTGGCACAGTGGATCAAGCTGACCCTGGACGACGTCACATCTTACGAGAACCGTCCCGCCGCCGGTGTGACATCGAACTGGAAGCTACGGTTCTATAGATTCGACTCCCCGGTCGAGACGAATCCGGGCGACGAAATCCAGGTTTGCGGTGCACATGATCGTCGCAACGTACTTGTCTGGCGGCAGGAATGA
- a CDS encoding 2OG-Fe(II) oxygenase: MTAQPLMISSTETHFSSDPQVVADMRRTFSDTHAALLPNIFDTSFRQMLLTLCDKASFVSNTVPGLGERSIEAPPAIAGKALRAALRRPDVLRFVESATGCGPLAAVEGDIAEFAPRPHEELAWHDDRNGASRRLAITVNLSDVPYSGGLFELREKRSRRMLIRHIHRDVGTALIFRVESELEHRVQPVTAGGPRRVFAGWFLAPQ, translated from the coding sequence ATGACGGCACAGCCCTTGATGATTTCATCGACGGAAACTCATTTTTCCAGCGATCCGCAAGTCGTTGCGGATATGCGGAGGACGTTTTCCGACACGCATGCTGCCTTGCTTCCCAATATCTTCGACACGTCCTTCCGGCAAATGCTGCTGACGCTCTGCGATAAGGCATCCTTCGTATCCAACACGGTGCCAGGCCTGGGGGAGCGCAGCATCGAAGCGCCGCCGGCGATCGCGGGAAAGGCGCTTCGCGCGGCGCTGCGGCGGCCCGACGTCCTGCGCTTCGTGGAGAGCGCAACCGGTTGCGGACCGCTCGCCGCCGTCGAAGGCGACATTGCGGAGTTCGCGCCCCGCCCTCACGAGGAATTGGCTTGGCACGACGACCGAAATGGGGCGTCGCGCCGGCTGGCGATCACGGTCAATTTGAGCGATGTGCCCTATAGCGGCGGCCTCTTCGAGCTGCGCGAGAAGCGTTCGCGGCGAATGCTGATCCGGCACATTCATCGCGACGTGGGTACGGCTCTGATTTTCCGAGTCGAGTCCGAATTGGAACACCGGGTTCAGCCGGTCACCGCGGGTGGGCCGCGCCGTGTGTTTGCCGGCTGGTTCCTGGCGCCACAATGA
- a CDS encoding asparagine synthase-related protein — translation MKTGLYALASLDGAPLSGNDSALLGLSDPHDSRVIRMPGLAVRAAYSEPERHAISNTVENDTLLVFLGHLDEPLELATKVGCDSAQTPASLALRAMRKWGAGANAHMAGEWSLLTWNAASRELIIGVSDTLRDVMRFSTDGHRVAVAPDVRRLSALAWVGREFDPVGLPLWVARASLRKRFLADRTILRNARAVQPGTCHTFSSGRHSKSDAQTASLPPRWEGSFEEAVTALETTARRIMRETLARHGTVAVPLSGGLDSSTLAWLAAEERRPGQSLFCMTSVAPEGSNLADERKFAEAVARTLHLPIEFVTPHESPSVYQPLGRTFAQADGPSQSPRHYLYDTLYDTAAAGGADAMLDGAWGELTLTRPVSLQSPLSELRKVIREAKGTAREWLRGATWPDAGFHAKLSHDALQRLPLDIRAQHLSLEKDELLHPDEELGFGPGFDKVGILATSAPLAGLRHLTPYRDQRLALLAAGMPAHFACHDRLSRALARAMLKNRLPDEIRLRTHPRPFSPDYSLRLQRQAHYVKARMAVYRRSDARDWINLPWLEGQTEKLSRGGALPITGQFNIQMTAMMAEFFVWWETQELD, via the coding sequence ATGAAAACTGGCCTCTATGCGCTGGCCTCCTTGGACGGTGCGCCACTTTCCGGCAACGACAGTGCCCTGCTCGGCTTGTCGGATCCACATGATAGCCGCGTCATTCGCATGCCTGGCCTGGCAGTACGCGCGGCGTATTCCGAACCGGAGCGGCACGCCATCAGCAATACGGTCGAGAACGACACTCTGCTCGTCTTTCTGGGCCACCTTGACGAACCGCTGGAGTTGGCCACGAAGGTCGGCTGCGACTCTGCGCAAACTCCGGCGTCGCTGGCATTGCGCGCAATGCGGAAATGGGGAGCCGGGGCGAATGCGCATATGGCCGGCGAATGGTCGCTTCTGACATGGAACGCTGCAAGCCGCGAACTGATCATCGGGGTTTCCGATACGCTGCGCGATGTCATGCGATTTTCCACGGATGGGCACCGCGTGGCTGTCGCGCCGGATGTCCGCCGTCTGAGCGCCCTCGCCTGGGTCGGCCGCGAATTCGACCCCGTCGGACTGCCGCTGTGGGTCGCGCGCGCGTCACTACGCAAGCGTTTTCTGGCGGATCGAACGATATTGCGCAATGCAAGGGCGGTGCAGCCTGGAACCTGCCATACCTTCTCATCTGGCAGGCACAGCAAGTCGGACGCCCAAACGGCCTCCCTCCCGCCGCGTTGGGAAGGCAGCTTCGAGGAGGCGGTCACGGCGTTGGAAACGACCGCCCGCCGTATCATGCGCGAGACGTTGGCACGGCACGGCACCGTGGCCGTACCGTTGAGCGGCGGCTTGGATTCCTCGACCCTGGCCTGGCTGGCGGCCGAGGAGCGCCGGCCCGGCCAGTCGCTGTTCTGCATGACCTCGGTCGCACCCGAAGGTAGCAATCTGGCGGACGAACGAAAATTCGCCGAGGCGGTGGCGCGGACGCTGCACTTGCCGATTGAATTCGTGACCCCCCATGAAAGCCCAAGTGTCTATCAGCCTCTGGGACGTACCTTTGCGCAGGCGGACGGTCCTTCTCAATCACCCCGGCATTACCTGTACGATACGCTTTACGACACGGCGGCCGCGGGCGGGGCCGACGCAATGCTGGATGGCGCATGGGGCGAGCTCACACTGACAAGACCGGTCTCGCTTCAATCTCCATTATCCGAATTGCGAAAAGTGATACGCGAAGCCAAAGGCACAGCCAGGGAATGGCTGCGCGGCGCGACATGGCCCGACGCCGGCTTTCACGCCAAGCTGTCTCACGATGCGCTGCAGCGCCTGCCATTGGACATACGCGCGCAACATCTTTCACTGGAAAAAGATGAGCTGCTGCATCCGGACGAAGAACTCGGGTTCGGGCCGGGCTTCGATAAGGTCGGCATACTTGCCACCTCCGCACCGCTCGCGGGACTGCGTCATCTCACACCCTATCGGGACCAAAGACTGGCGCTTCTGGCGGCCGGCATGCCGGCGCATTTCGCTTGTCACGACAGGCTCTCACGGGCCCTCGCCCGTGCCATGCTCAAAAACAGGTTGCCCGACGAGATTCGGCTACGCACGCATCCGCGCCCCTTCTCGCCGGACTATTCACTGCGGCTGCAGCGTCAAGCGCACTATGTGAAGGCTAGAATGGCAGTCTATCGTAGATCCGACGCTCGCGACTGGATCAACCTGCCATGGCTGGAAGGCCAGACAGAAAAACTGTCCCGCGGCGGCGCATTGCCGATCACGGGACAGTTCAACATACAGATGACCGCAATGATGGCCGAATTCTTCGTCTGGTGGGAGACGCAAGAGTTGGATTGA
- a CDS encoding PqqD family protein, translated as MTAMARWKRSDQFVGTQIEDSFVILSIETASYYAFNASANDIWDLLAAPKSTEEIATALTEKYDVAPGDCLRSVERVVMDLSQKGLVSPA; from the coding sequence ATGACCGCCATGGCGAGATGGAAGCGATCCGATCAATTTGTCGGCACCCAGATAGAGGATTCCTTCGTGATATTGAGTATCGAAACGGCGAGCTACTACGCCTTCAACGCATCGGCAAACGACATTTGGGACTTGCTGGCCGCGCCCAAGAGCACCGAGGAAATTGCGACAGCGCTTACGGAAAAATACGATGTCGCGCCGGGTGATTGCTTGCGGTCCGTCGAACGTGTGGTGATGGACCTTTCCCAAAAAGGTCTGGTATCACCGGCTTAA
- a CDS encoding putative 2OG-Fe(II) oxygenase — MNGAAVRRRDETAGPRTEAVPEDAFRLELPLPRQFTVQDELALLLSAHSRFSLPQKQRDRFAGMLFQMDRFGEAIDLLRAVETRRSYENRMLLAAAHLARTTESDNAAALEVLIEANGLAATPTQHATALAELGKAMLRLCRADEAREAFLAALRSDPANADAFRRLALLDIGCGAAAEVLGRSNVLVDGGLVHPYLLAVRALAFAVLDRMDEARETFGFERFGHGGVLSPPPGWSSIEMFNMALAEEIACHPGLRYERVGTASLASWRVDDPLLERSVLLPLLLEAIRRKIVAYVAAMPAYAPFARTGRASRATLTVWSVLTRNDGFEDWHIHPSAWLSGVYYVEVPCAVRSGGGKAGCIEFGAPPAVIGAQLAARLGTHVVRPQAGRFMLFPSHNYHRTYPHDGDGRRICVAFDVVSQEARSTTETHGPDISV, encoded by the coding sequence ATGAACGGGGCCGCCGTCAGGAGACGTGACGAAACGGCTGGGCCGCGAACCGAAGCCGTTCCGGAGGATGCGTTTCGCTTGGAGCTGCCCTTACCTAGGCAATTCACCGTCCAGGATGAATTGGCGCTTCTCCTCTCCGCCCACTCTCGATTTTCGTTACCGCAGAAGCAGCGCGACCGGTTCGCCGGCATGCTTTTTCAGATGGACCGGTTCGGCGAGGCTATCGATCTGCTTCGCGCGGTCGAAACGCGGCGAAGCTATGAGAACCGAATGCTGCTGGCCGCGGCCCACCTCGCCAGGACAACCGAAAGCGACAACGCCGCCGCGCTGGAGGTATTGATCGAAGCGAACGGGCTGGCCGCCACACCCACGCAACACGCCACCGCGCTCGCTGAGTTGGGCAAAGCGATGTTGCGGCTGTGTCGTGCGGACGAGGCCAGGGAGGCCTTTCTCGCCGCATTGCGCAGCGACCCGGCCAATGCCGACGCGTTTCGGCGGCTCGCTTTGCTCGATATCGGATGCGGCGCCGCTGCCGAGGTGCTTGGGCGTTCGAATGTCTTGGTTGATGGCGGACTTGTTCATCCGTACCTACTGGCCGTGCGTGCCTTGGCCTTCGCGGTCCTCGATCGTATGGACGAGGCGCGCGAAACGTTCGGGTTCGAGCGCTTCGGCCATGGCGGCGTTCTTTCGCCGCCGCCGGGCTGGTCGAGCATCGAAATGTTCAATATGGCGCTGGCCGAGGAGATCGCTTGTCATCCCGGTCTTCGTTATGAACGCGTCGGCACCGCGTCCCTGGCGAGTTGGCGCGTGGACGACCCGTTGCTTGAACGATCCGTCCTGCTGCCGCTCTTGCTGGAAGCGATCCGGCGCAAGATTGTCGCCTATGTTGCCGCCATGCCGGCGTACGCGCCTTTTGCCCGAACAGGGCGCGCGAGCCGCGCGACGCTGACTGTCTGGTCCGTCCTGACGCGGAACGACGGATTTGAGGATTGGCACATCCATCCGAGCGCATGGTTGAGCGGGGTCTACTATGTCGAAGTCCCATGCGCCGTGCGGAGCGGTGGGGGCAAGGCAGGCTGCATCGAATTCGGTGCGCCGCCGGCCGTGATCGGTGCACAGTTGGCGGCGCGGCTTGGAACACATGTTGTTCGTCCGCAAGCCGGGCGGTTCATGCTGTTTCCATCGCACAATTATCATCGCACCTATCCGCATGATGGTGACGGACGCCGGATCTGCGTGGCGTTCGACGTTGTTTCGCAAGAGGCCCGCTCGACGACAGAGACCCATGGCCCAGACATTTCTGTATAG
- a CDS encoding helix-turn-helix transcriptional regulator — protein MSDGNCDTAELGSLRIRAGVTGRPVGTRIDPTASAHSCEIRALNSEGAVQFLYREIERVGLFRCRSVSGVETLLRSERHVVCVCTQGHIEFEENGRIFRVEGSQGAIMPPTERRLLRWSDDAVLRGVAIFERDFRREANALSRRAPATQLGSARSFDISGNSGKLFFGLIEMLEDEIEHHQAPRSGRPIRAVFERLVVYSLLRIVGEEAADEGRASGVSVAPRHIKRAENYIRAHLAGHLDNTLLAGIAEVSPRSLYRGFVEFRGVTPARYIQELRLDEAHKLLSVDGKAGGIKQIAERVGFRSYASFWRSYVRRYGLPPSKARLPTACENDSAGGGAF, from the coding sequence ATGAGCGACGGCAACTGCGACACGGCTGAACTGGGTTCCCTGCGCATTCGCGCGGGAGTCACGGGGCGTCCCGTGGGGACGCGGATTGATCCCACCGCTTCCGCGCACAGTTGTGAGATCCGCGCGCTGAATTCCGAAGGTGCCGTGCAATTTCTCTATAGGGAGATCGAGCGCGTCGGCTTGTTCCGGTGTCGAAGTGTATCGGGTGTCGAAACGTTGCTGCGTTCCGAACGCCATGTCGTCTGCGTCTGCACGCAAGGGCATATCGAATTCGAAGAGAACGGCCGGATCTTCCGGGTCGAAGGTTCCCAGGGCGCGATCATGCCGCCGACGGAACGGCGTCTGCTGCGGTGGTCGGACGATGCGGTCCTCCGCGGCGTGGCAATCTTCGAACGGGACTTCCGTCGCGAAGCGAACGCCCTGTCGCGGCGGGCGCCGGCGACGCAGCTCGGAAGCGCCCGCTCGTTCGACATTTCGGGAAATTCCGGAAAACTGTTTTTCGGCTTGATCGAAATGCTCGAGGACGAAATCGAGCACCATCAGGCACCACGCAGCGGCAGGCCCATCCGCGCCGTGTTCGAACGTCTGGTCGTCTATAGCTTGCTGCGCATTGTCGGCGAGGAGGCGGCAGACGAGGGGCGCGCGTCCGGCGTGTCGGTGGCCCCAAGACATATCAAGCGCGCCGAAAATTACATCCGAGCGCATCTGGCCGGGCATCTCGACAACACGCTCTTGGCCGGCATTGCCGAAGTCAGCCCGCGTTCGCTGTATCGCGGCTTTGTGGAATTTCGCGGCGTTACGCCGGCACGCTACATCCAGGAGCTTCGGTTGGACGAAGCCCACAAGCTGTTGTCAGTGGACGGCAAGGCGGGCGGCATTAAGCAGATTGCCGAGCGCGTTGGTTTCCGCAGCTACGCTTCGTTCTGGCGCTCCTATGTGCGCCGATACGGCTTGCCGCCTTCCAAGGCGCGGCTTCCGACAGCCTGTGAAAATGATTCCGCAGGCGGCGGTGCATTCTGA